CAGACGAATTTTCCCACATCGCCCGAAAACAGTGCGACCGTGAAACTGCTGCCGCCCGTCAGGCCAATCGGGTCCTGATGTGCGACACCGATGCCTTTGCCACCAGCATCTGGCATCGGCGCTATCTGGGGGTTCCTTCATCCGAGGTGGAAGCAATTGCCGCCGCCCACCGCCGCCCTGATTTGTACCTGGTGCCGGACGTCAACACGCCGTTTGTGCAGGACGGAACCCGTGACGGAGAGGGCATCCGGCACTGGATGCACACTGAATTTCTCTCTGAATTAACCCGCCAGGCACGTCCGTTTCAGGTGCTTACCGGATCATTTCATGAGCGGTTTGACCAGGCTAAATCCTTGATTGATGGTCTTTTGGGAAACGGAGGATGCAATGATTGAACCAGTTGATATTCCCACCCGAGAAACAACCAGTTTTCTGGCCGCACACCTGCCGCGCGAAGCCACCGTGCTTGAAGTTGGGTGTGGGAAAGGGCACGTCGCCAGAGCGTTGCATCAACTCGGCTATCACGTTACGGCTCTGGATTCAGACGTGGTCTCGCTCGATGAGGTCCGCCGCTGGGGAATCAAAACCCAGCTTGCCGTCTGGCCGGCATATCAAGGGGAAAAAGTTGATGCAATTGCCTTTACCCGATCTCTGCACCACATTCACCCACTTGACGACGCACTGCGCCGGGTGCAGGAAGTCCTCAAACCAAAAGGACGGCTTTTGATTGAAGACTTCGCCTTTGGTGAGGCCGATGTGGATACGATCCACTGGTTCGTCAAGAAATTGCGGTGTGAAACCATTCACCGATG
This portion of the Acidobacteriota bacterium genome encodes:
- a CDS encoding class I SAM-dependent methyltransferase, whose protein sequence is MIEPVDIPTRETTSFLAAHLPREATVLEVGCGKGHVARALHQLGYHVTALDSDVVSLDEVRRWGIKTQLAVWPAYQGEKVDAIAFTRSLHHIHPLDDALRRVQEVLKPKGRLLIEDFAFGEADVDTIHWFVKKLRCETIHRWINLNSGEFVTTLLEASDPIAAWHHDHSHHIHPIQTMTKAVADRFHLKSTLAVPYLYRYLIPVLPPTQIAAALVEELFHAEARAAEMGKISLIGRRIVAHF